Proteins from a single region of Desulfolutivibrio sulfoxidireducens:
- a CDS encoding ABC transporter ATP-binding protein, whose amino-acid sequence MSERSTRLADSYLVVENATKRYGNVFALRDVSLRAGSGEFVCILGPSGCGKTTMLRVIAGLEEQDAGRVVLAGKDVSGLPVSRRNVGIVFQSYALFPNLTAAENVGYGLRSRVRAKGALHDRVKELLRLVGLTGFGDAYPAKMSGGQQQRVALARAMALSPKLLLLDEPLSALDAKVRVMLRGEIRALQRRLGVTTVMVTHDQEEALTMADRILVMHQGRVVQDGSPRDIYDQPATPFVASFIGSMNFIEGARRLPDGTVFLGNRSVRGALGPRMAVDVGDADQVTLAIRPEDVTMARRDEAGEDLWPAKTRSLEFRGGFYRIGLTLFVGGGERKLLADVSAETVRRLGLREDMGLSVGLCPDRIHVYPGNAERA is encoded by the coding sequence ATGTCGGAACGATCGACACGCCTTGCGGATTCCTACCTGGTGGTGGAAAACGCCACCAAGCGGTACGGAAACGTGTTCGCCCTGCGCGACGTGTCCCTGCGCGCCGGGTCTGGGGAATTCGTGTGCATCCTGGGCCCCAGCGGCTGCGGCAAGACCACCATGCTCCGGGTCATCGCCGGGCTTGAGGAACAGGACGCCGGACGGGTGGTGCTGGCCGGGAAAGATGTCTCCGGACTGCCCGTCTCCCGGCGCAACGTGGGCATCGTGTTCCAGTCCTACGCGCTTTTCCCCAACCTGACCGCCGCCGAAAACGTGGGTTACGGCCTGCGCAGCCGGGTCCGGGCCAAGGGCGCCCTGCACGACCGGGTCAAGGAACTCTTGCGCCTGGTGGGGTTGACCGGGTTTGGCGACGCCTATCCGGCCAAAATGTCCGGCGGCCAACAGCAGCGGGTGGCCCTGGCCCGGGCCATGGCCCTGTCTCCGAAATTGCTGCTTCTGGACGAGCCGCTTTCGGCCCTGGACGCCAAGGTCCGGGTCATGCTGCGGGGCGAGATACGCGCCCTGCAACGTCGCCTGGGCGTGACCACGGTGATGGTCACCCACGACCAGGAAGAGGCCTTGACCATGGCCGACCGCATCCTGGTCATGCACCAGGGCCGGGTGGTCCAGGACGGATCGCCCAGGGACATCTACGACCAGCCGGCCACGCCGTTCGTGGCCTCGTTTATCGGGTCCATGAATTTTATCGAGGGCGCCAGACGCCTTCCGGACGGCACCGTGTTCCTGGGCAACCGATCCGTTCGCGGGGCTCTCGGCCCGCGTATGGCCGTTGACGTGGGCGATGCGGATCAGGTGACCCTGGCCATCCGTCCCGAGGACGTGACCATGGCCAGGCGGGACGAGGCCGGAGAGGACCTGTGGCCGGCCAAGACGCGCTCTTTGGAATTCCGGGGCGGTTTTTACCGGATTGGCCTGACCCTTTTCGTCGGAGGCGGAGAACGGAAGCTTTTGGCCGACGTCTCGGCCGAGACCGTGCGTCGACTCGGCCTTCGGGAGGACATGGGGCTTTCGGTGGGGCTTTGTCCGGACCGTATCCATGTCTACCCCGGCAATGCGGAGCGGGCATGA
- a CDS encoding putative 2-aminoethylphosphonate ABC transporter permease subunit — MNSAPLPTFRPLSRFFSHIDGERLVRAALLAFLCLWLIVSVVLPLSTLVVKSLCDKAGGFVGLDNFIRYFQTPALAVSLGNSLWVSGLTTILAVGLGFAYAYALTRTAIPAKGFFLGVAMMPLFAPTLLNGIVLIYLFGKKGLVTTGFFGLLPFGLDIGLYGAVGIVIAEVLYIFPQAVLLLTMALRATDARFYEAARSMGASPGRVFFTVTLPGVRYGLVSACFVGFILCFTDFGAPKVVGGFFNVLATDIYKQVIGQQNFVMGATVSVILLVPTVLAFVADRVSRKKQSAMIAARCVPLVPCPDSRRDRPFFFFCLAVALAVIGFFAVAVFASLARVWPYDLGLTLAHYDFSRMGGGGYQAFFNSLKMSAASAVVGTAVTFAAAYLIEKTSGMGHVRRVASFLCIVPLALPGLVIGLSYIFFFNAPAFDLFGLRIPNPANGLYATMGILVLSNVVHFFTVGYLTATTALGQLDREFESVSESMGVPFYATFLRVTAPVCLPAILEIALYYFVNSMATVSAVIFLYAADIPLAAVAVANMDDAGDIAPACAMSVLIVAANVAVRTLYGLFTAKVRKRSQAWAAPGNEEA; from the coding sequence ATGAACAGCGCCCCGCTTCCGACGTTTCGCCCGCTGTCCCGTTTTTTTTCGCACATCGACGGGGAGCGCCTTGTCCGAGCCGCGCTTTTGGCTTTTTTGTGCCTGTGGCTGATCGTCTCCGTGGTCCTGCCCCTGTCCACGCTGGTGGTCAAAAGCCTTTGCGACAAGGCCGGAGGGTTCGTCGGCCTCGACAATTTCATCCGCTACTTCCAGACCCCCGCCCTGGCGGTTTCCCTGGGCAACAGCCTTTGGGTCTCGGGCCTGACCACCATTCTCGCCGTGGGCCTGGGATTCGCCTACGCCTACGCCCTGACCCGAACGGCCATCCCGGCCAAGGGCTTTTTCCTCGGCGTGGCCATGATGCCCCTTTTCGCGCCGACGCTTTTAAACGGCATCGTCCTGATCTACCTGTTCGGGAAAAAGGGTCTGGTCACCACCGGCTTTTTCGGACTTCTTCCTTTCGGGCTGGACATCGGCCTGTACGGAGCCGTGGGCATCGTCATAGCCGAGGTGCTCTACATCTTTCCCCAGGCCGTGCTTCTTTTGACCATGGCCCTGCGGGCCACCGACGCCCGGTTCTACGAGGCCGCCAGATCCATGGGCGCCTCTCCTGGCCGGGTCTTTTTCACCGTGACCCTGCCAGGGGTCAGGTACGGGCTGGTGAGCGCCTGCTTCGTGGGCTTTATCCTGTGTTTTACGGATTTCGGCGCGCCCAAGGTGGTGGGAGGATTTTTCAACGTTCTGGCCACGGACATCTACAAACAGGTCATCGGCCAGCAGAATTTCGTCATGGGGGCCACGGTCAGTGTTATTTTGCTTGTCCCCACGGTCCTGGCCTTCGTGGCCGACCGGGTCAGCCGGAAAAAACAGTCGGCCATGATCGCGGCCCGTTGCGTGCCCCTGGTTCCCTGCCCGGATTCACGGCGCGACCGGCCGTTTTTCTTCTTCTGTCTGGCGGTGGCCCTGGCCGTGATCGGGTTTTTCGCCGTGGCGGTCTTTGCCTCCCTGGCCAGGGTCTGGCCCTATGACCTGGGATTGACCCTGGCCCATTACGACTTTTCGCGTATGGGCGGCGGGGGCTACCAGGCCTTTTTCAACAGCTTGAAGATGTCCGCGGCCTCGGCTGTGGTCGGCACGGCCGTGACCTTCGCCGCCGCCTATCTCATCGAAAAGACCTCCGGCATGGGGCATGTCCGCCGGGTGGCCTCCTTTTTGTGCATCGTGCCCCTGGCCCTGCCCGGCCTGGTCATCGGCCTGTCCTACATCTTTTTCTTCAATGCCCCGGCCTTCGACCTCTTTGGCCTGCGCATCCCCAATCCGGCAAACGGCCTGTACGCCACCATGGGCATCCTGGTCTTGTCCAACGTGGTGCATTTTTTCACCGTGGGCTATCTGACGGCCACCACGGCCCTTGGTCAGCTCGACCGCGAGTTCGAATCCGTGTCCGAATCCATGGGCGTGCCGTTTTACGCCACCTTCCTGCGGGTCACGGCGCCGGTGTGCCTGCCGGCCATCCTGGAGATCGCCCTGTACTATTTCGTCAATTCCATGGCCACGGTCTCGGCGGTCATCTTCCTGTACGCGGCGGACATCCCCCTGGCGGCCGTGGCAGTGGCCAACATGGACGACGCCGGGGACATCGCCCCGGCCTGTGCCATGTCCGTTCTGATCGTGGCCGCCAACGTGGCCGTGAGGACCCTCTACGGCCTTTTCACCGCAAAGGTCCGAAAACGTTCCCAGGCCTGGGCCGCACCCGGCAATGAGGAGGCGTAA
- the phnX gene encoding phosphonoacetaldehyde hydrolase: protein MDIFIRNTAYTGPVRAVILDWAGTAVDFGCMGPVAVFLEVFARRGVPVTIPEARAPMGLMKKDHVRAMCRMPSVAARWREAFGRDPDESDVEDMYAETEPLMVDMIARHADPVPGLLDAVAAFRDMGLQIGSTTGYTRPMMEMLMPLARERGYAPDFMACPTDAPAGRPYPFMCWQNAIALGVYPLEAVVKIGDTVSDVHEGLNAGMWTVALTESGNEMGFPEAELARMDPEKRQERLEVAENRLVTAGTHFLAKCIGDCPAIIEEINSRLAFGDRP, encoded by the coding sequence ATGGACATCTTTATCCGCAATACCGCCTACACCGGCCCGGTTCGGGCGGTCATCCTGGACTGGGCCGGAACCGCTGTGGACTTCGGCTGCATGGGACCGGTGGCCGTGTTTCTCGAGGTCTTCGCCCGCAGGGGCGTCCCGGTGACCATCCCCGAGGCCCGGGCGCCCATGGGGCTCATGAAGAAAGACCATGTCCGGGCCATGTGCCGCATGCCCTCCGTGGCCGCAAGGTGGCGCGAGGCCTTCGGCCGCGATCCGGACGAGTCCGACGTGGAGGACATGTACGCCGAGACCGAGCCGCTTATGGTGGACATGATCGCCCGGCACGCCGACCCGGTCCCGGGCCTTCTCGACGCCGTGGCCGCCTTCCGGGACATGGGCCTTCAAATCGGCTCCACCACCGGCTACACCCGGCCCATGATGGAGATGCTCATGCCCCTGGCCCGGGAGCGCGGCTACGCCCCGGATTTCATGGCCTGCCCCACGGACGCCCCGGCCGGACGCCCGTATCCGTTTATGTGCTGGCAAAACGCCATAGCCCTTGGGGTCTATCCCCTGGAGGCCGTGGTCAAGATCGGGGACACGGTCAGCGACGTCCACGAGGGCTTAAACGCCGGCATGTGGACCGTGGCCCTGACCGAATCGGGCAACGAAATGGGCTTTCCCGAGGCCGAACTGGCGAGGATGGACCCGGAAAAACGCCAGGAGCGCCTGGAGGTGGCCGAAAACCGGCTGGTGACGGCCGGGACGCATTTTTTGGCCAAATGCATAGGGGACTGCCCGGCGATCATCGAGGAGATCAATTCCCGCCTGGCCTTTGGGGACAGACCGTAA
- a CDS encoding 2-aminoethylphosphonate--pyruvate transaminase codes for MDSRLLPDNPYLLLTPGPLSTSKGVKAAMFRDWCTWDDDYNTLVRGVRAELVRLAGGGEELTSVLMQGSGTFCVESVIGTAVPRDGRLLVLANGAYGLRMGIIAERLCIPLTLLDFGELSPPRLPELAKALDKDPAISHVAVVHCETTTGMLNPVAEIGRMVKRAGKIFIVDAMSSFGGIPMDMGGIGADFLISSANKCIEGVPGFGFVVARREEMDRLVGRARSLSLDLYDQWKVMEDAGGKWRFTSPTHVVRAFARALEELAMEGGVAARHARYLQNHQALVSGMNRLGFECLLGPEHRSPIITAFFCPKWPGFSFRGFYDALKEKGFVLYPGKVSAADTFRIGTIGQVYPEDMSRLVEAVSMSGFAE; via the coding sequence ATGGACTCCAGACTGCTTCCCGACAATCCCTATCTGCTTTTGACCCCCGGCCCCCTGTCCACCTCGAAGGGGGTCAAGGCGGCCATGTTCCGTGACTGGTGCACCTGGGACGACGACTACAACACCCTGGTGCGGGGGGTGCGGGCCGAACTGGTCCGGCTGGCCGGAGGTGGGGAGGAATTGACCTCGGTACTCATGCAGGGCAGCGGCACGTTTTGCGTGGAGTCGGTCATCGGCACGGCCGTGCCCAGGGACGGAAGGCTTTTGGTCCTGGCCAACGGGGCCTATGGACTGCGCATGGGGATCATCGCCGAGCGGCTTTGCATCCCCCTGACCCTGCTCGACTTCGGGGAACTCTCCCCCCCCCGGCTCCCCGAACTGGCAAAGGCCCTGGACAAGGACCCGGCCATAAGCCACGTGGCCGTGGTGCACTGCGAGACCACCACAGGCATGCTCAATCCCGTGGCCGAGATCGGCCGGATGGTCAAGCGGGCTGGAAAGATATTCATCGTGGACGCCATGAGCTCCTTTGGCGGCATCCCCATGGACATGGGCGGGATCGGGGCGGATTTTCTCATCTCCAGCGCCAACAAGTGCATCGAGGGGGTGCCGGGGTTCGGCTTCGTGGTGGCCAGGCGGGAAGAGATGGACCGTCTTGTCGGCCGGGCCAGGTCCCTGAGTCTCGACCTGTACGATCAGTGGAAGGTGATGGAGGATGCGGGCGGCAAATGGCGCTTCACCTCGCCCACCCACGTGGTCCGGGCCTTTGCCAGGGCCTTGGAGGAGCTGGCCATGGAGGGCGGGGTGGCCGCCAGGCACGCCAGGTATCTGCAAAATCATCAGGCCCTGGTTTCCGGCATGAACCGCCTGGGATTCGAATGCCTCCTGGGGCCGGAACACCGTTCCCCGATCATCACCGCGTTTTTCTGTCCCAAATGGCCGGGGTTCTCCTTCAGAGGCTTCTACGACGCCCTGAAGGAGAAGGGGTTCGTCCTGTATCCCGGCAAGGTCTCGGCGGCCGACACGTTTCGCATCGGCACCATCGGGCAGGTGTATCCCGAGGACATGTCGCGCCTGGTGGAGGCCGTTTCCATGTCCGGATTCGCGGAATAG
- a CDS encoding methyl-accepting chemotaxis protein — protein MKISIFWKLVGMIVVTIILLSGSIFFTVNHFVVNGFDKEAVNNIKTFRESVDYELEDLRQFLLAGAYMLAENPTVAQAVVDGNGEYLKKVAKDLMDKTLIEFVTVSDKDGKVLARGHSEKAGDSVLNQTNVKKALAGQQSVGIEPGTAVKFSLRAGYPVRLNGKVVGVITPGIDLGSHSFVDSVKKRTGVECTIFEKDTRLTTTIVRDGKRAVGTKMDNPKVLETVLQKSQPFIARNIILGRDYDTAYWPLIDADGKTEGMFFIGADRKIIEEVEGEIVTAVLTVTSIVALIMIMAGVLFARSLSRPLGRATAFAVSVAEGNLNEALVVTNKDEIGTLAFALRKMLENLKAKILESEQKTKEAEAMAHKSQRATEEATEAKKQAELAKRDGMLQAASQIDTVVEQLTAASQELSTQVEQAGRGAELQRERAGETATAMEEMNATVLEVAKNASRASESSDAARKMAESGSEVVRQAIGAITLVQTQTVTLKENMGSLGKQAEEISKIMNVIEDIADQTNLLALNAAIEAARAGEAGRGFAVVADEVRKLAEKTMNATQEVSQAITAIQAGARKNIQNMEDASKAVENATGLAGKSGQALTEIVKLVEAAADQVRSIATAAEEQSAASEQINRSVDEINRISSETSQVMGESSRAIQELSLQAGELQVLVRDLKTQD, from the coding sequence ATGAAAATCTCCATTTTCTGGAAGCTGGTGGGCATGATCGTTGTGACCATCATTTTGCTCTCTGGTTCCATCTTCTTTACGGTCAATCATTTCGTGGTGAACGGATTCGACAAGGAAGCCGTCAATAACATCAAGACGTTTCGCGAGAGCGTGGATTACGAACTGGAAGATCTGCGCCAGTTTCTCCTGGCCGGAGCCTATATGTTGGCCGAGAACCCGACCGTGGCCCAGGCCGTGGTCGATGGGAACGGAGAGTATCTGAAGAAGGTCGCCAAGGATCTGATGGATAAGACCCTGATCGAGTTCGTGACCGTCTCCGACAAGGACGGCAAGGTCCTGGCCAGGGGCCACTCGGAAAAGGCCGGCGACAGCGTCCTTAACCAGACCAACGTGAAAAAGGCCCTGGCCGGGCAGCAAAGCGTGGGCATCGAACCCGGAACGGCGGTCAAGTTCTCCCTGCGGGCCGGCTATCCCGTCAGATTAAACGGCAAGGTCGTCGGGGTCATCACCCCTGGCATCGATCTGGGCTCCCACAGCTTCGTGGACAGCGTCAAGAAGCGAACCGGCGTGGAGTGTACCATATTCGAGAAGGACACCCGTCTGACCACCACCATCGTTCGCGACGGAAAGCGGGCCGTGGGCACCAAGATGGACAATCCCAAGGTCCTCGAAACCGTGCTCCAGAAATCCCAGCCCTTCATCGCCCGGAACATCATCCTCGGACGGGACTATGACACGGCCTACTGGCCGCTGATCGACGCTGACGGCAAGACCGAGGGCATGTTTTTTATCGGCGCGGACCGGAAGATCATTGAAGAGGTGGAGGGGGAGATCGTGACCGCGGTTCTGACCGTGACCTCGATTGTCGCCTTGATCATGATCATGGCCGGCGTGTTATTCGCCCGGTCCCTGTCGCGGCCTCTGGGACGGGCCACGGCCTTCGCGGTCTCCGTGGCCGAGGGGAATCTCAACGAGGCTCTGGTTGTGACAAACAAGGATGAGATCGGCACTCTGGCTTTTGCCCTGCGAAAGATGCTTGAGAATCTCAAGGCCAAGATCCTTGAATCCGAGCAAAAGACCAAAGAGGCCGAGGCCATGGCCCACAAGAGCCAAAGGGCCACCGAAGAGGCCACCGAGGCCAAAAAACAGGCAGAGTTGGCCAAGCGTGACGGGATGCTCCAGGCGGCCTCCCAGATCGACACCGTGGTCGAACAACTGACCGCCGCCTCCCAGGAACTTTCCACCCAGGTGGAACAGGCCGGGCGCGGGGCCGAACTGCAGCGTGAGCGGGCCGGAGAGACGGCCACGGCCATGGAGGAAATGAACGCCACAGTGCTTGAGGTGGCCAAAAACGCCAGCCGGGCCTCGGAAAGTTCCGATGCGGCCCGGAAGATGGCCGAAAGCGGTTCAGAGGTGGTGCGCCAGGCCATTGGGGCCATCACCCTGGTCCAGACCCAGACCGTGACCCTTAAGGAGAACATGGGCAGCCTCGGCAAACAGGCCGAGGAAATCAGCAAGATCATGAACGTCATCGAGGACATTGCCGACCAGACCAACCTTCTGGCCTTAAACGCGGCCATCGAGGCGGCCCGGGCCGGCGAGGCCGGGCGCGGATTCGCCGTGGTGGCCGACGAGGTCAGAAAACTGGCCGAAAAGACCATGAACGCCACCCAGGAGGTCAGCCAGGCCATCACCGCCATCCAGGCCGGGGCTCGCAAGAACATCCAGAACATGGAGGATGCCTCCAAGGCTGTGGAAAACGCGACGGGCCTGGCGGGCAAATCCGGCCAGGCCCTGACCGAGATCGTCAAGCTGGTGGAAGCCGCGGCCGACCAGGTCCGGTCCATCGCCACGGCGGCCGAGGAGCAGTCCGCGGCCAGCGAGCAGATCAACCGCAGTGTCGACGAGATCAACCGCATCTCCTCGGAGACCTCCCAGGTCATGGGCGAATCCTCCCGGGCCATCCAGGAACTGTCCCTGCAGGCCGGCGAGCTTCAGGTCCTCGTGCGGGATCTCAAGACCCAGGACTAA
- a CDS encoding M23 family metallopeptidase: MKKTVFGIIALLVLLGAAAGYFFLTDGEKPLVTLLPDSPKVSPKREYIVEAADSGSGIRAISVMVVQGDKRITVLDKTFSPSPPQAGEAFTLEGAGLKDGPFEMVITATDNSIHEFGGGNVTEVHKTLTLDSIPPVVGILSQAHNVRQGGVGCIAYSVSEDTESTGIVVGDLFAPGFKLPNGHYACLFPFPVTMEPADFKPRLKAVDMAGNERIVDFRHQAVARKFKADTMNVSDSFLQSKMPQFFEFYPGMNDLLQLYVTVNNDLRRENAKTLRELAAKTAPELLWDKKSFLRLPNAAPMAGFGDRRTYVYQGREIDKQTHMGVDLASLENAQVPAAAGGKVAYAGFFGIYGQAVVLDHGLGLQTIYSHLSQIAVKEGDQVKRGDILGNTGATGLAGGDHLHFGVMVHGIEVSPIEWWDQHWIDDNVADRFK; this comes from the coding sequence ATGAAAAAAACTGTTTTCGGCATCATCGCCCTGCTTGTGCTTCTCGGAGCCGCAGCGGGCTATTTCTTCCTGACCGACGGAGAAAAACCCCTGGTCACCTTGCTTCCGGACTCCCCCAAGGTCTCGCCGAAACGGGAGTACATCGTGGAGGCCGCGGATTCCGGTTCGGGCATCCGGGCCATATCCGTGATGGTCGTCCAGGGCGACAAACGGATCACCGTGCTGGACAAGACCTTTTCTCCGTCTCCACCGCAAGCCGGTGAGGCTTTCACTCTGGAAGGAGCGGGGCTCAAGGACGGCCCTTTTGAAATGGTCATCACGGCCACGGACAATTCCATTCACGAATTCGGGGGCGGCAACGTGACCGAGGTGCACAAGACCCTGACCCTCGACTCCATCCCGCCCGTGGTCGGCATCCTCAGCCAGGCCCACAACGTGCGCCAGGGGGGCGTAGGGTGCATCGCCTATTCCGTCTCCGAGGACACGGAATCCACCGGAATTGTGGTCGGGGATCTTTTCGCGCCCGGGTTCAAGCTGCCCAACGGCCACTACGCCTGCCTGTTCCCCTTTCCCGTGACCATGGAGCCGGCCGATTTCAAACCCAGGCTCAAGGCCGTGGATATGGCCGGCAACGAACGGATCGTGGACTTTCGCCACCAGGCCGTCGCACGCAAGTTCAAGGCCGACACCATGAACGTCTCCGACTCGTTTTTGCAGTCCAAGATGCCGCAATTTTTCGAGTTTTATCCAGGAATGAACGATCTTCTCCAACTTTACGTCACGGTCAACAACGACTTGCGCCGCGAAAACGCCAAGACCCTGCGCGAACTGGCGGCCAAAACCGCACCCGAACTGCTGTGGGATAAGAAGTCCTTCCTGCGCCTGCCCAACGCCGCGCCCATGGCCGGCTTCGGCGACCGCCGGACCTACGTGTACCAGGGCCGGGAGATCGACAAGCAGACCCACATGGGCGTGGACCTGGCCTCGCTTGAAAACGCCCAGGTCCCGGCGGCGGCGGGTGGGAAAGTGGCCTACGCCGGTTTTTTCGGCATCTATGGACAGGCTGTGGTCCTGGACCACGGCCTGGGACTCCAGACCATCTATTCCCACCTGAGCCAGATTGCGGTCAAGGAAGGCGACCAGGTCAAGCGCGGCGACATCCTGGGCAATACCGGGGCCACGGGCCTGGCTGGCGGCGACCACCTGCACTTCGGGGTCATGGTCCACGGCATCGAGGTCTCGCCTATCGAATGGTGGGATCAGCACTGGATCGACGACAACGTGGCCGACCGGTTCAAGTAG
- a CDS encoding molybdate ABC transporter permease subunit, producing MTPLVEFFSDPGIRGPLLLTLRVCLVTVPLFLAAGIGLGYYLGRSRSLLASTVDFVVSVPMVFPPIATGFGLLLLLGSKSMVGRTLRELFEVEIVFGFWGVAVAAFVSGLPLMVKPVQAAVGGEVARFMEVSRVLGKTETETFFRVVLPLVRKNVLAGLFLAWTRSIGEVGVTLMLGGNIVGRTNTVSLEIYNSVFTGDYERAAMLALLLATVSLGAMFVLRRLSAG from the coding sequence ATGACGCCTCTGGTGGAGTTTTTTTCCGACCCGGGGATACGCGGTCCCCTGCTTTTGACCCTTCGGGTCTGTCTGGTGACCGTGCCCCTTTTTCTGGCGGCCGGGATAGGGCTTGGCTACTATCTCGGCCGTTCGCGTTCCCTCCTGGCGTCCACCGTCGACTTCGTGGTCTCGGTGCCCATGGTCTTTCCGCCCATTGCCACGGGATTCGGGCTGCTTTTGCTTTTGGGGAGCAAGAGCATGGTCGGCCGGACGCTACGGGAGCTCTTCGAGGTGGAGATCGTGTTCGGCTTCTGGGGCGTGGCCGTGGCCGCCTTCGTGTCCGGGTTGCCGCTGATGGTCAAGCCAGTGCAGGCCGCCGTTGGCGGCGAGGTGGCCCGGTTCATGGAGGTCTCCCGGGTTCTTGGCAAGACCGAGACCGAGACCTTTTTTCGCGTCGTCTTGCCCCTTGTTCGCAAGAACGTCCTGGCCGGACTGTTTTTGGCCTGGACGCGGTCCATCGGCGAGGTGGGGGTCACGCTCATGCTCGGGGGCAATATCGTGGGCCGGACCAACACCGTCTCCCTTGAGATCTATAATTCGGTGTTCACCGGCGATTACGAGCGGGCGGCCATGCTGGCCCTGCTTCTGGCCACGGTCTCCCTGGGGGCCATGTTCGTGTTGCGCCGCCTGTCCGCGGGTTGA
- the modA gene encoding molybdate ABC transporter substrate-binding protein codes for MARLLTALLFVVFLAQNALAGPLLVAAGAGYKKLVDDVAQAYEAKTGAKVELLYGNMGQIMGQVKAGGGIDVILGDKSFLASSGVPFDSFLEVGKGRLVVAYAKGVGLAAPTDIVKPEIKKLAMPDPAKAIYGKAASEFLDKSGLAAQVKEKLLVVGTVPQVTAYLVSGEVDAGFINVTDAMGVQDKIGGMLDVDQSLYSPILIVAGVLTESKGKPEVAAFAAFLASDEVRKLSAAHGL; via the coding sequence ATGGCCCGTTTGCTGACCGCACTCTTGTTTGTCGTGTTTTTGGCCCAAAACGCCCTGGCCGGGCCGCTTCTGGTGGCCGCCGGGGCCGGTTACAAGAAACTGGTGGATGACGTGGCCCAGGCCTACGAGGCCAAGACAGGGGCCAAGGTGGAGCTTCTGTACGGCAACATGGGCCAGATCATGGGTCAGGTGAAGGCCGGGGGCGGCATCGACGTCATCCTCGGGGACAAGAGCTTTCTGGCCTCCTCGGGCGTGCCCTTCGATTCCTTCCTGGAGGTCGGGAAGGGACGGCTGGTGGTGGCCTATGCCAAGGGGGTAGGCCTCGCCGCCCCGACGGACATCGTCAAGCCCGAGATCAAGAAGCTGGCCATGCCGGATCCGGCCAAGGCCATTTATGGCAAGGCCGCCTCGGAGTTTCTGGACAAAAGTGGTCTGGCCGCGCAGGTCAAGGAGAAGCTTTTGGTGGTGGGCACGGTGCCCCAGGTCACGGCCTATCTGGTCAGCGGCGAGGTGGACGCGGGATTTATCAACGTCACGGACGCCATGGGCGTTCAGGACAAGATCGGGGGCATGCTGGACGTCGATCAGTCCCTGTATTCGCCGATCCTGATCGTGGCCGGGGTCCTTACGGAATCCAAGGGCAAGCCCGAGGTTGCGGCTTTTGCCGCGTTTTTGGCCTCGGACGAGGTGAGGAAGCTGTCCGCCGCGCATGGATTGTAG
- a CDS encoding TOBE domain-containing protein produces MKYLDSSQLENLTATFHAWMGRSNRPDVRLSRARVWLIYLLLRHCGAKLGEILALDDRTDFDFNAGVVRLGQCRDEDALPREVKLPNLVVEELLRRFDDPAFLGLRGTIFRMDGGYVRRKFYERGTECGLPKELSNPRALRHSRAVELLRNGVPLTIVQTILGHGSANLTAHYLSFTEQDVRNLVSYYIHKEARMKTSARNAFTGQVAQVRTGKILSEVSLTTPRGHHVVAVITNESLEKLGIREGMLVTATIKAPLVVLVKNDEAPTSSMRNRFFGHIARINEGTISAEVVVTVDEETEVCALITDESVRRLDLKVGDPIWGMFKAFSVVLTVE; encoded by the coding sequence GTGAAGTATCTCGACTCATCCCAACTGGAGAACCTGACCGCCACATTTCACGCCTGGATGGGACGGTCCAACCGCCCGGACGTGCGGCTTTCCCGGGCCCGGGTATGGCTTATCTATCTGCTGTTGCGCCACTGCGGGGCCAAGCTCGGGGAGATTCTGGCCCTTGATGACCGCACGGACTTCGATTTCAATGCCGGGGTGGTGCGGTTGGGACAGTGCCGGGACGAGGACGCCCTGCCCCGGGAGGTCAAGCTCCCCAATCTGGTGGTGGAGGAATTGCTGCGACGTTTCGACGATCCCGCCTTTCTGGGCTTGCGCGGCACGATATTTCGCATGGACGGCGGGTACGTCCGGCGCAAGTTCTACGAGCGGGGCACGGAGTGCGGTCTGCCCAAGGAACTGTCCAATCCGCGCGCCCTGCGACATTCCCGGGCGGTGGAGCTTTTGCGGAACGGCGTTCCGCTGACCATTGTGCAGACCATCCTGGGCCATGGCTCGGCCAACCTCACCGCCCATTATTTGAGCTTCACCGAGCAGGACGTCAGAAATCTCGTGTCCTACTACATCCACAAGGAGGCCAGAATGAAGACCAGCGCCCGCAATGCCTTCACCGGACAGGTGGCCCAGGTACGCACCGGAAAAATCCTCTCCGAGGTGTCCCTGACCACGCCCAGAGGACATCATGTGGTCGCGGTGATCACCAACGAGAGCCTGGAGAAGCTCGGCATCCGCGAAGGCATGCTGGTCACGGCCACCATCAAGGCCCCATTGGTGGTTCTGGTCAAAAACGACGAGGCCCCGACAAGCAGCATGCGCAACCGGTTTTTCGGTCATATCGCCCGGATCAACGAGGGCACGATTTCCGCCGAGGTGGTGGTCACGGTGGACGAGGAAACCGAGGTCTGCGCCCTTATCACCGACGAGTCCGTAAGGCGCCTGGACCTCAAGGTCGGGGACCCCATCTGGGGCATGTTCAAGGCCTTTTCGGTGGTGCTCACCGTGGAATAG